In one Candidatus Peribacter riflensis genomic region, the following are encoded:
- a CDS encoding 30S ribosomal protein S1 — protein MARPAPVANPIMEQLLKSAPPIVRVRPGELVEGSVVFKAKNKLLLDIGGSQTGIVSGRELRDSFNTFRSLQIGEEVTALVLEEENEEGMVVLSLRMASQQKAWERFHKLVEQDGTMEFTAQEANKGGLLANIDGIRTFLPVSQLAPVNYPRVNNADASEIISKLKKFVGHTFTVKIITMDEEAGKIVVSEREAMAEERAKALESLKVGDVKEGMVSGIVKYGVFVSFDGVEGLVHISEIAWGHVRNPAEYAELGDKVTVRIIGLDGDKISLSIKQLTKDPWEEVAERYPVGKRVQGTIVRFTEYGAFLKLEKDINGLVHLSEIAHHKVTDPSEVLTIGQKVDAQVINIDIDERRIGLSIKALLPIDKETLDRIKREREEEEQKAKEAKEAPQTQAAEPEAAGAQPEKKAVKKVNQEALFPTEDVAEVKGSPARRSSEQSEERRWVASKTGKKYYELESAAGQKIKEENRVYFKTEKEAEKAGFSA, from the coding sequence ATGGCACGCCCTGCCCCCGTCGCAAATCCCATCATGGAGCAGCTGCTCAAGTCCGCTCCTCCCATCGTTCGTGTCCGCCCCGGCGAACTCGTCGAGGGATCCGTGGTCTTCAAAGCGAAGAACAAGCTCCTGCTCGATATCGGCGGCTCACAGACGGGCATCGTTTCGGGACGGGAATTGCGTGACTCGTTCAACACCTTCCGCAGCCTGCAGATCGGCGAAGAGGTCACTGCGTTGGTTTTGGAAGAGGAGAACGAAGAGGGCATGGTGGTCTTGAGTCTTCGGATGGCGAGTCAGCAGAAGGCATGGGAGCGTTTCCACAAGCTCGTGGAGCAGGATGGAACGATGGAATTCACCGCTCAGGAAGCGAACAAAGGAGGATTACTGGCGAATATCGACGGCATTCGCACCTTCCTGCCGGTGAGCCAGCTCGCCCCCGTCAATTACCCGCGCGTGAACAATGCCGACGCCTCGGAAATCATTTCGAAGCTGAAGAAATTCGTGGGGCACACCTTCACGGTGAAGATCATCACCATGGATGAAGAAGCCGGAAAAATCGTGGTGAGCGAGCGCGAAGCGATGGCCGAGGAACGCGCAAAGGCACTCGAAAGCCTGAAGGTGGGAGATGTGAAGGAAGGCATGGTGAGCGGCATCGTGAAGTACGGCGTGTTCGTCTCGTTCGACGGAGTGGAGGGGCTCGTGCACATCTCCGAGATCGCCTGGGGCCATGTGCGCAATCCGGCGGAATACGCGGAGCTGGGTGACAAGGTCACGGTGAGGATCATCGGCCTGGACGGCGACAAGATCTCGCTCTCGATCAAGCAACTCACGAAGGATCCCTGGGAGGAGGTCGCTGAGCGCTACCCGGTGGGCAAGCGCGTGCAGGGCACCATCGTGCGCTTCACCGAGTACGGAGCTTTCCTCAAGCTTGAGAAGGATATCAACGGCCTCGTGCACCTGTCGGAAATCGCGCACCACAAAGTGACGGATCCCTCTGAAGTGCTGACCATCGGCCAGAAGGTGGATGCGCAGGTGATCAACATCGACATCGATGAGCGCCGCATCGGCCTCTCGATCAAAGCCCTGCTCCCCATCGACAAAGAGACGCTCGATCGCATCAAACGTGAGCGCGAGGAAGAGGAACAGAAGGCCAAAGAAGCGAAAGAGGCTCCCCAGACACAGGCCGCAGAGCCCGAAGCTGCAGGTGCACAGCCAGAGAAGAAAGCCGTCAAGAAAGTGAATCAGGAAGCCCTCTTCCCCACTGAGGATGTTGCCGAAGTGAAGGGTTCGCCTGCCCGCCGTAGCTCCGAGCAAAGCGAGGAGCGAAGGTGGGTTGCTTCCAAGACCGGCAAGAAGTACTACGAGCTCGAGTCCGCCGCCGGGCAGAAGATCAAGGAAGAGAATCGCGTGTACTTCAAGACGGAGAAAGAGGCAGAGAAGGCAGGCTTCAGCGCGTGA